In Daphnia magna isolate NIES linkage group LG7, ASM2063170v1.1, whole genome shotgun sequence, a single genomic region encodes these proteins:
- the LOC116923522 gene encoding spectrin alpha chain isoform X1, producing the protein MEQTIAPKEVRILETAEDIQERRDQVLSRYSQFKSEARAKRDKLEDSRRFQYFKRDADELESWIFEKLQAASDESYRDPTNLQAKIQKHQAFEAEVAAHSNAIVSLDNIGLEMINEGHFSAEIIQKRLKELHRLWELLLSRLADKGMKLQQALVLVQFLRQCDEVMFWINDKEAFVSSDEFGSDLEHVEVLQRKFDEFQKDMAAQEFRVTEVLELADRLIKDGHPEVDTINRRKEELKESWQRLRLLALNRQEKLFGAHEIQRFNRDADETVAWITEKDVVLSSDDFGRDLASVQTLQRKHEGVERDLAALEDKVMTLGQEAARLCGIHPDHADQIKAKHQEIENNWESLTGKAKERKRRLDDSYFLHRFLSDFRDLVSWIHDMKAIIAADELAKDVAGAEALLERHQEHRGEIDAREDSFRATAEAGQVLVEKEHWAAPEVNEKLITLSNEKQNLLTLWEERRILYEQCMDLQLFYRDTEQADTWMAKQEAFLSNEDLGDSLDSVEALIKKHEDFEKSLAAQEEKIKALDEFASKLIEGQHYAAEDVAQRRALLLDRRGALLEKSGQRRVLLEDSFRLQQFERDCDETKGWINEKLKFATDDSYLDPTNLNGKVQKHQTFEQEMTANKSRIEELDAVGRELIEGNHWATDRIHSRLEEIVRLWETLLAATERKGTRLAQASQQQQFNRGVEDLEIWLSEVEGQLLSEDYGKDLTSVQNLQKKHALLEADVTSHQDRTDAIKSAAQQFIDSGHFDVDSILSKQASVTERFDALQNPMSLRKQRLLDSLRVQQLFRDVEDEEAWIREKEPIAASTNRGRDLIGVQNLIKKHQAVLAEMHNHEPHVLAVCQTGFQMADDGHFAADEVHKRIQALTDHWAYLKEKAFQRKQDLEDSLQAHQYFADANEAESWIKEKEPLSGSVDYGKDEDSSEALLKKHEALMSDLEAFGSTIVALREQAQSCPQEAPVSDVSGKECVVALYDYTEKSPREVSMRKGDVLTLLNSNNKDWWKVEVNDRQGFVPAAYVKKIEPGLSASQQALAEQSSITARQVQIDSQYQSLMALARERQRKLSETCKAYVLVREAAELAQWIKNKEQYAHIEDVGEDLEQVEVMQKKFDDFNADLKANEVRLAEMNEIAMQLMSLGQTEAALKIQTQMEDLNRKWASIQQLTAERAQQLGSAHEVQRFHRDVDETKDWIHEKDEALNNDDLGKDLRSVQALQRKHEGLERDLAALGDKIRQLDEAAARLVQGHPDSAETINSKQEEIHDEWTQLTAKANARKEKLLDSYDLQRFLSDYRDLTAWIQSMMGLVASDELASDVTGAEALLERHQNYRNEIDAHYGIPQEHRTEIDARAGTFQAFELFGQHLLQSNHYASTEVQEKLENMNVARQELEKAWIGRRMELDQCLELQLFYRDCEQAENWMSAREAFLAAEELDSQGDNVEALIKKHEDFDKAINAQEEKIAALATFADQLVAAEHYASNAIDGKKIQVLDRWGNLKEALIEKRSKLGESQTLQQFSRDADEVENWMAEKLQLATEESYRDPANIQSKHQKHQAFEAELAANADRIQAVLAMGQNLIDKHQCAGSEEAVQSRLVSIADQWEFLTHKTAEKSMKLKEANKQRTYIAAVKDLDFWLGEVESLLTSEDAGKDLASVQNLMKKHQLVDADILAHEDRIKDMNDQADSLIESGQFDAAAIQEKRQSINERYERIKNLAAHRQARLNEAMTLHQFFRDIADEESWIKEKKLLVASDDYGRDLTGVQNLKKKHKRLESELASHEPAIQAVQDAGQQLMNVSNLGVPEIEQRLRMLNQAWDELKLMAATRGTKLEESLTYQQFLAKVEEEEAWISEKQQLLSVEDFGDNMAAVQGLLKKHDAFETDLAVHRDRCNEICEAGNSLIRDGNHHSSSVGQRCQQLQDKLETLGSIAKRRKGRLLDNAAYLQFMWKADVVESWIADKENHVRSEDFGRDLSSVQTLLTKQETFDAGLHAFEQEGIQNITTLKDQLVSAGHDQTATILSRHGDVLSRWNSLLGASNSRKQRLLRMQDQFRQIEELYLTFAKKASAFNSWFENAEEDLTDPVRCNSIEEIRALREAHAQFQASLSSAQVDFESLAALDAEIKSFKVGPNPYTWFTMEALEDTWRNLQKIISERDAELLKEAQRQEDNDRLRKEFARHANAFHQWLTETRLRLLGWDGASMMEGSGTLEQQLEATKRKASEVRARRQDLKKIEDLGAILEEHLILDNRYTEHSTVGLAQQWDQLDQLGMRMQHNLEQQIQARNQSGVSEDALKEFSMMFKHFDKEKTGRLNHQEFKSCLRALGYDLPMVEEGQVDQEFETIVDIVDPNRDGYVSLQEYMAFMISKETENVQSSEEIENAFRAITNGERPYVTKEELYANLTKEMADYCVSRMNPYVDSKSGKPVLGALDYMDFTRTLFQN; encoded by the exons ATGGAGCAGACTATAGCTCCCAAAGAAGTCAGGATCCTGGAAACTGCTGAAGATATTCAGGAGAGAAGAGATCAAGTCCTCTCTCGTTATTCGCAATTCAAATCAGAAGCCCGAGCAAAGCGTGACAAGTTAGAAGACTCTCGTCGTTTCCAGTATTTCAAGCGTGACGCTGATGAATTGGAATCATGGATTTTTGAGAAGCTTCAGGCTGCTTCAGATGAAAGTTATAGGGATCCTACAAATCTCCAagccaaaattcaaaaacatcaAGCATTTGAGGCAGAAGTTGCTGCCCACAGCAATGCAATTGTCAGCCTTGACAACATTGGACTTGAAATGATAAATGAAGGTCATTTTTCTGcagaaataattcaaaaacggTTGAAAGAGTTGCACCGCTTGTGGGAGCTGCTTCTTTCGCGTTTAGCCGATAAGGGCATGAAGTTACAGCAGGCTCTTGTCCTTGTGCAGTTCTTACGCCAATGCGATGAAGTTATGTTTTGGATCAATGATAAG GAAGCTTTTGTTTCATCTGATGAATTCGGATCAGATCTAGAACATGTCGAAGTATTACAACGCAAATTTGACGAATTTCAGAAAGACATGGCAGCTCAAGAGTTCAGAGTAACTGAGGTCTTAGAACTTGCTGATCGCTTAATCAAAGACGGCCATCCTGAAGTTGATACCATCAATCGCCGCAAAGAG GAACTAAAAGAGTCATGGCAAAGGTTGAGGTTGTTGGCACTGAATCGCCAAGAGAAGCTTTTTGGTGCCCATGAAATCCAGCGTTTTAACCGGGATGCTGATGAAACCGTTGCGTGGATTACCGAAAAAGATGTTGTCTTGTCGTCAGACGATTTTGGTCGTGACTTAGCAAGTGTACAGACACTGCAGCGTAAACATGAAGGTGTCGAGCGCGATCTTGCAGCTTTGGAAGATAAAGTTATGACTCTGGGACAAGAAGCAGCTCGCCTATGCGGTATTCATCCGGACCATGCAGATCAAATCAAAGCCAAGCATCAAGAGATAGAAAATAACTGGGAAAGCCTGACTGGCAAAGCTAAG GAACGCAAACGTCGACTAGACGACTCTTACTTTCTACATCGCTTTTTATCGGACTTCCGTGATTTAGTCTCATGGATTCACGATATGAAAGCCATTATCGCCGCAGATGAATTGGCTAAAGATGTTGCAGGTGCCGAAGCCTTGCTGGAACGTCACCAAGAACACAGG GGAGAAATTGATGCCAGAGAAGATAGCTTTCGCGCAACCGCAGAAGCCGGTCAAGTCTTGGTAGAGAAGGAACATTGGGCTGCACCGGAAGTAAACGAAAAACTGATTACCTTGTCCAACGAGAAACAAAATTTGTTGACACTATGGGAGGAGCGACGAATTTTGTACGAACAGTGCATGGATCTTCAACTTTTTTATCG GGATACCGAGCAAGCTGACACTTGGATGGCCAAACAAGAGGCTTTCTTGTCTAATGAAGATCTGGGTGATTCGCTGGATTCTGTCGAAGCTCTTATCAAGAAACACGAGGACTTCGAAAAATCACTGGCTGCTCaggaagagaaaataaaagcttTGGATGAATTCGCGTCTAAGCTGATTGAAG GTCAACATTATGCTGCTGAAGATGTGGCCCAACGCCGCGCCCTTTTATTAGATCGCCGTGGAGCTCTACTCGAAAAGTCCGGCCAGCGACGGGTTTTACTAGAAGATTCCTTCCGTTTGCAACAGTTTGAAAGAGACTGCGATGAAACAAAAGGTTGGATCAACGAAAAACTCAAGTTCGCAACCGATGATAGCTACTTAGACCCAACCAACTTGAATGGAAAAGTTCAGAAGCACCAAACATTTGAACAAGAAATGACTGCAAACAAAAGTCGTATTGAAGAACTTGACGCCGTAGGACGTGAATTGATTGAAGGAAACCATTGGGCTACCGATAGGATCCACTCACGCCTGGAAGAAATCGTTCGTTTATGGGAAACACTTTTAGCTGCCACCGAACGAAAGGGAACCAGATTGGCTCAGGCCTCCCAACAGCAGCAATTCAATCGCGGCGTTGAAGACTTGGAAATTTGGTTGAGCGAAGTCGAAGGCCAGCTATTAAGCGAGGACTACGGCAAAGATTTGACTAGTGTTCAGAACTTGCAAAAGAAGCATGCTTTATTGGAAGCAGATGTAACTTCTCATCAGGATCGCACTGATGCTATTAAATCAGCCGCCCAGCAGTTTATCGATTCAGGGCATTTTGATGTTGACAGCATTCTCTCCAAACAG GCTAGTGTAACAGAGCGCTTTGATGCCTTGCAAAACCCGATGAGTTTGCGTAAGCAGCGGCTTTTAGATTCTCTTCGAGTTCAGCAACTCTTTCGCGATGTGGAAGACGAAGAAGCTTGGATTCGCGAAAAAGAGCCAATCGCAGCATCCACCAACCGTGGCCGTGACCTAATAGGTGTACAAAATCTGATCAAGAAACATCAAGCGGTCTTAGCTGAAATGCACAATCACGAACCACATGTCTTGGCTGTTTGCCAAACTGGGTTCCAAATGGCTGATGATGGTCATTTTGCCGCCGACGAGGTACACAAGCGTATCCAGGCACTGACTGACCATTGGGCCTATTTGAAAGAGAAAGCCTTCCAGCGGAAGCAAGATTTGGAAGACTCGCTCCAAGCCCATCAATACTTTGCGGATGCCAATGAAGCAGAGTCTTGGATCAAAGAAAAGGAACCCCTGTCTGGCAGTGTCGATTATGGCAAAGATGAGGATTCATCGGAAGCTTTGTTGAAGAAACATGAGGCACTGATGTCTGACCTTGAAGCTTTTGGATCAACAATTGTTGCTCTTAGAGAGCAAGCACAAAGTTGCCCA CAAGAAGCCCCAGTGTCTGACGTTTCTGGCAAGGAGTGTGTTGTGGCCCTGTATGATTATACTGAAAAGTCACCTCGTGAAGTCTCCATGCGCAAAGGAGATGTTCTCACTCTGTTGAATTCCAACAACAAG GATTGGTGGAAAGTCGAAGTGAATGATCGCCAAGGTTTTGTTCCAGCTGcctatgttaaaaaaattgaaccaGGATTGTCAGCATCGCAGCAGGCTTTGGCGGAACAGAGTTCGATCACTGCGCGCCAAGTCCAAATCGATAGCCAGTACCAGTCTTTAATGGCTTTGGCCCGCGAACGCCAGCGAAAATTATCTGAAACGTGCAAGGCGTACGTTTTGGTGCGTGAAGCAGCTGAACTTGCCCAATGGATTAAGAATAAG GAGCAATATGCTCACATTGAAGACGTAGGCGAAGATTTGGAACAAGTCGAAGTAATGCAGAAAAAATTCGACGATTTTAATGCCGATCTAAAAGCAAATGAAGTACGCTTGGCAGAGATGAACGAAATTGCCATGCAGTTGATGAGTCTTGGCCAAACGGAAGCAGCTCTGAAAATTCAAACACAGATGGAAGACTTAAATCGAAAATGGGCGTCGATTCAGCAACTAACAGCCGAACGAGCTCAACAGTTGGGATCAGCTCACGAAGTTCAACGTTTCCACCGTGACGTTGATGAGACCAAAGATTGGATACATGAGAAAGACGAAGCTCTCAACAATGACGACTTAGGCAAAGACCTTCGCAGTGTTCAAGCGCTTCAGCGCAAGCATGAAGGCCTAGAGCGAGATCTTGCTGCTCTAGGAGACAAA ATTCGTCAATTGGATGAAGCTGCTGCTCGTCTGGTGCAAGGACACCCTGATTCTGCCGAAACCATTAAttcaaaacaagaagaaatccACGATGAGTGGACACAACTGACGGCAAAGGCAAACGCCCGCAAGGAAAAACTATTGGATTCGTACGATCTCCAGCGTTTCTTAAGCGATTATCGTGACTTGACTGCTTGGATTCAGTCAATGATGGGATTAGTTGCTTCGGATGAATTGGCTTCAGATGTTACCGGAGCCGAAGCACTTTTGGAACGCCATCAG AATTATCGGAACGAAATCGATGCCCACTACGGTATTCCGCAG GAGCATCGCACAGAAATTGATGCTAGAGCAGGAACCTTTCAAGCTTTCGAGCTGTTTGGACAGCATTTACTGCAGTCCAATCATTATGCTTCTACAGAAGTCCAGGAGAAATTGGAGAATATGAATGTGGCTCGCCAAGAACTTGAAAA AGCTTGGATCGGTCGCCGTATGGAGTTAGATCAGTGCTTGGAGCTACAACTATTTTACCGCGATTGTGAACAAGCCGAAAATTGGATGTCGGCACGCGAAGCTTTCCTAGCCGCTGAGGAGTTAGACAGTCAAGGAGACAATGTGGAAGCTCTGAttaagaaacacgaagattttgacaaagcCATTAAtgcacaagaagaaaaaattgccG ctCTTGCTACCTTCGCTGATCAACTGGTTGCTGCTGAACACTACGCGAGCAATGCCATTGATGGCAAAAAGATCCAGGTGTTGGACCGCTGGGGTAACTTGAAGGAAGCGTTGATCGAGAAACGCTCCAAGTTAGGAGAATCGCAGACTCTGCAACAGTTCTCTCGTGATGCGGACGAG GTTGAAAACTGGATGGCAGAAAAATTGCAATTAGCTACAGAAGAGAGCTATCGGGATCCTGCCAATATCCAATCAAAACACCAGAAGCATCAAGCTTTTGAAGCTGAGTTAGCTGCAAATGCTGACCGtattcag GCTGTGCTTGCCATGGGTCAAAATTTGATTGATAAACACCAGTGCGCAGGATCCGAAGAAGCCGTTCAAAGTCGTTTGGTTTCTATTGCGGATCAGTGGGAGTTCCTTACACACAAGACAGCAGAGAAGTCAATGAAATTAAAGGAAGCTAACAAACAACGTACTTACATCGCCGCTGTTAAAGATCTTGATTTCTGGCTTGGAGAAGTCGAGTCTCTTTTGACTTCCGAAGATGCAGGCAAAGATTTGGCATCAGTgcagaatttaatgaaaaagcATCAGTTGGTAGATGCCGACATCTTG GCCCACGAAGATCGTATTAAGGATATGAACGATCAAGCTGATTCATTAATCGAAAGTGGACAGTTTGATGCGGCCGCCATTCAG GAAAAACGCCAATCCATTAACGAACGATACGAACGCATCAAGAATTTGGCTGCACATCGCCAAGCAAGGTTGAACGAGGCGATGACTCTACATCAGTTCTTCCGTGACATCGCCGACGAAGAGTCCTGgattaaagaaaagaaattattggTCGCATCCGACGACTATGGTCGCGATTTAACTGGTGTTCAGAACTTGAAGAAGAAGCACAAACGTCTGGAATCTGAGCTGGCATCGCACGAACCTGCCATTCAAGCGGTTCAAGATGCTGGTCAGCAGTTAATGAACGTTTCCAATCTGGGAGTGCCCGAGATCGAGCAACGTCTTCGTATGCTCAATCAG GCTTGGGATGAGCTGAAACTGATGGCTGCCACCCGTGGTACCAAACTGGAAGAGTCTTTGACGTATCAACAATTTTTAGCCAAAGTTGAGGAAGAGGAAGCTTGGATTAGCGAAAAGCAACAATTGCTCTCTGTCGAAGATTTTGGTGACAACATGGCTGCTGTTCAAGGTCTGTTAAAGAAGCATGACGCCTTTGAAACCGATCTTGCCGTCCACCGTGATCGCTGCAACGAAATTTGTGAAGCTGGTAACAGTCTTATTCGAGATGGCAATCACCATTCTTCTTCAGTCGGCCAACGCTGTCAACAACTACAG GACAAGCTAGAAACCCTTGGGTCCATTGCCAAGCGTAGAAAGGGCCGTTTGCTAGACAACGCGGCTTATTTGCAGTTTATGTGGAAGGCCGACGTAGTCGAATCTTGGATTGCCGACAAAGAAAATCATGTCCGGTCAGAGGATTTTGGTCGAGATCTTTCCTCGGTTCAAACTCTACTGACAAAGCAGGAGACCTTCGATGCAG GCTTGCACGCTTTCGAACAAGAAGGCATTCAAAACATCACAACCTTGAAAGATCAGTTGGTGAGTGCTGGTCACGATCAGACTGCCACCATTTTGAGTCGCCATGGCGATGTTCTTTCCCGGTGGAATTCGTTATTGGGAGCATCCAATTCGCGCAAGCAACGATTGCTCCGTATGCAGGATCAGTTCAGACAGATTGAAGAACTCTATCTTACCTTTGCGAAGAAGGCATCAGCTTTCAACTCGTGGTTTGAGAATGCCGAGGAAGACCTCACCGACCCAGTCCGATGTAATTCTATTGAGGAGATCCGTGCCCTTCGAGAAGCCCATGCCCAATTTCAG GCTTCGCTGTCATCCGCCCAAGTCGATTTTGAGTCATTGGCAGCTTTGGACGCTGAAATCAAGAGCTTTAAAGTTGGGCCGAACCCGTATACCTGGTTTACAATGGAAGCACTAGAAGACACTTGGCGCAACCTGCAAAAGATTATATCTGAGCGTGATGCTGAGCTCTTGAAAGAGGCACAGCGCCAAGAAGACAACGACCGTCTCCGAAAAGAATTCGCACGCCATGCGAATGCTTTTCATCAATGGTTAACAGAGACGAG GCTGAGGCTTCTAGGCTGGGACGG gGCTTCCATGATGGAAGGTTCCGGTACCTTGGAACAACAGCTTGAAGCAACAAAG CGTAAGGCGTCCGAAGTAAGAGCTCGTCGACAAGATTTGAAGAAGATTGAAGACCTTGGTGCTATCTTGGAAGAACATCTGATTCTAGATAACCGTTACACTGAACACAG TACTGTCGGCTTGGCTCAACAATGGGATCAGCTGGACCAACTAGGAATGCGCATGCAACACAATTTAGAACAACAGATTCAAGCCCGTAATCAGTCAGGAGTCAGCGAAGACGCTCTTAAGGAATTCTCTATGATGTTCAA GCATTTTGACAAGGAGAAGACTGGCCGTCTGAATCATCAAGAATTCAAGTCTTGTTTACGTGCGCTTGGATACGATCTTCCTATGGTGGAAGAAGGTCAAGTTGATCAAGAATTCGAGACCATAGTTG ATATTGTAGATCCTAATCGCGACGGATATGTGTCCCTACAAGAATATATGGCTTTTATGATAAGCAAAGAAACTGAGAATGTCCAAAGCTCGGAGGAAATTGAAAACGCTTTCCGTGCCATCACCAACGGCGAAAGGCCTTACGTCACCAAGGAAGAATTATACGCC AACCTCACGAAAGAAATGGCCGACTATTGCGTTTCACGTATGAACCCTTACGTCGACTCCAAGTCCGGAAAACCGGTCCTGGGCGCGTTAGATTACATGGATTTTACCCGGACCCTATTCCAAAATTAA